Proteins from one Cydia fagiglandana chromosome 13, ilCydFagi1.1, whole genome shotgun sequence genomic window:
- the LOC134669940 gene encoding uncharacterized protein LOC134669940, with the protein MAKPIRSSVRSMLFTIICNYNQVRHDENERLLEKKRILDEIIQATAGVDDENVRETIQKLASELKNVIDNNASESSYLEKVSTMTGASIRTLRTIKKEGSINQGQWNTPGKKRPRPPTVSNLDNFDVSAIRNKINEFYCVKKQVPTLRALHADLKESIGFSGCCETLRKILHENGFEFKKNKEERSILMEKFEISGWRQRFLRAIHKKREEGKNIVYLDETYVHQNYRPKKSWQGPSTSGLVEKISSGKRHIIVHAGSEQGFVPNALLVFSTKSKAADYHDDMNSSNFLKWLREMLIPNLTEPSVIVMDNASYHVTQINKPPTMHSLKADIQKWLRENNIPYEECFKKEELMCLVEENKIGPIYAAEELLKQHGHEVLKLPPYHCDLNAIELIWSLTKRKIASRNVGLPGSDTENLIRECFAMITPEDWKKSTDHVINVERKYKSKDNITDTELAPFIIEVRESDNDSDSSLSGIEFLESDFDYDS; encoded by the exons TAAACCGATTAGAAGCAGTGTGAGGAGCATGTTATTTACGATAATCTGTAACTATAATCAAGTTCGACACGACGAAAATGAGAGATTACTAGAAAAGAAGCGAATATTGGACGAAATCATTCAGGCGACCG cgGGCGTAGATGACGAAAATGTTAGAGAAACTATTCAAAAGCTAGCAAGCGAACTGAAGAATGTTATTGATAATAACGCATCAGAATCAAGTTATTTAGAGAAAGTGTCTACTATGACag gtgcAAGCATTCGTACACTACGCACAATTAAAAAAGAGGGTTCTATTAACCAAGGCCAATGGAATACGCCAGGGAAAAAACGACCCCGGCCACCAACTGTGTCAAATTTAGACAATTTTGATGTGTCAGCCAtccgtaataaaattaatgagttTTATTGCGTCAAAAAGCAGGTACCTACTCTAAGAGCCTTACATGCGGATTTGAAAGAATCTATAGGATTCTCAGGATGTTGTGAAACACTGAGGAAAATACTACACGAGAACGGatttgagtttaaaaaaaataaagaagagCGCTCCATCCTCATGGAAAAGTTTGAAATATCTGGGTGGAGGCAAAGGTTTCTTAGAGCTATACATAAAAAACGGgaagaaggaaaaaatattgtgtatctTGATGAGACATATGTCCATCAAAATTACAGACCGAAGAAGTCATGGCAAGGGCCTTCAACTTCCGGTTTAGTTGAAAAAATTTCCTCGGGTAAGCGGCATATTATAGTGCATGCTGGATCAGAGCAAGGATTTGTGCCCAATGCTTTGCTTGTTTTTAGCACAAAATCCAAAGCAGCTGACTATCATGATGACATGAACAGTTCTAATTTTTTAAAGTGGCTACGAGAAATGTTAATCCCAAATTTGACTGAGCCCAGTGTAATTGTTATGGACAATGCCAGTTACCAtgtaacacaaataaataagcCTCCAACCATGCACAGCTTAAAGGCTGATATTCAAAAATGGCTAAGGGAAAATAATATCCCATATGAAGAGTGTTTCAAAAAGGAGGAATTGATGTGCCTCGTTGAGGAAAATAAAATTGGTCCCATATATGCAGCAGAGGAGTTATTGAAGCAGCATGGGCATGAGGTCCTTAAATTGCCTCCATACCATTGCGATCTAAACGCTATTGAGTTGATATGGAGCCTCACAAAGCGAAAAATAGCCAGCAGAAATGTGGGGCTACCGGGTTCAGATACGGAAAACTTGATCCGAGAATGTTTTGCAATGATTACCCCGGAAGattggaaaaaaagtacagacCATGTAATAAATGTGGAACGAAAATACAAGTCTAAGGACAACATTACAGACACTGAACTAGCTCCATTCATAATAGAAGTTCGGGAAAGTGACAATGACAGTGATAGTTCTCTGTCAGGAATTGAATTTCTTGAATCCGATTTCGATTATgattcttaa